Proteins encoded together in one Nostoc sp. PCC 7524 window:
- the cobJ gene encoding precorrin-3B C(17)-methyltransferase gives MKKVAPAVIVLSQNSVALARKIITVLPGATLYGLAGRTSEVDVSFTNFGDTLRELFAQGTPLIGICAAGILIRTLAPLISDKRQEPPLLAVAEDGSVVVPLLGGLNGVNDLARRIAEVLDTQAAITTTGDIRFRTALLSPPPEYHLANPEDAKTFISDLLAGAQVKLEGTAPWLSNSHLPIDPNGNLTIRVTEHCVSPTANCLVYHPKTVAIAITHPDVTLDSVQALLGNANIAPASIAGIFAPLNMAANPAIHTIASFYGVPTRFFNTNQLESLEASAIALAATGRDGKVISSSSQIAIAYGGRYAIAISPQPIDPNTTGQSQGRLAIIGTGPGSSQWMSPEVKEILKFATDLVGYKTYLDLLGSLAVGKQRHESDNREEIARATMALDLAATGRYVVVVSSGDPGIYAMAAAVFEVLHQHPKPEWDSIDIHVAPGISAMQAAAAAVGAPLGHDFCAISLSDILKPWSIIEKRIAAAAQADFVIAFYNPVSKERTWQLAEAKNILLQYRKPSTPVVLARNLGRPGQTVKVISLDQLAPDSADMRTVILVGSTQTQTIERSDGSISVYTPRRYTQD, from the coding sequence AGTATTAAGTCAAAATAGTGTCGCACTAGCCCGCAAAATCATCACTGTATTACCAGGGGCGACGCTATACGGTTTAGCAGGGCGCACCTCAGAGGTTGATGTCAGCTTTACTAATTTTGGCGACACACTACGGGAATTGTTCGCCCAAGGTACACCCCTAATTGGGATTTGTGCGGCTGGTATTCTCATCAGAACCCTTGCACCCTTAATTTCCGATAAACGCCAAGAACCGCCATTGTTAGCGGTGGCTGAGGATGGTAGCGTAGTTGTCCCTTTGTTGGGGGGATTGAATGGAGTCAATGATTTAGCACGGCGCATTGCTGAGGTACTGGATACCCAAGCAGCAATTACTACTACAGGTGATATCCGTTTCCGCACTGCTTTGTTATCTCCTCCCCCGGAATATCATTTAGCTAACCCAGAGGATGCAAAAACATTTATCTCTGATTTATTAGCAGGGGCGCAGGTAAAACTAGAAGGAACTGCACCTTGGTTAAGCAATAGTCACTTACCAATTGACCCCAACGGTAATTTAACTATCCGAGTGACAGAACACTGTGTGAGTCCAACAGCTAACTGTTTGGTTTATCATCCTAAAACTGTAGCGATCGCCATCACTCACCCTGATGTTACTCTAGACTCAGTACAAGCATTACTAGGGAATGCCAACATTGCCCCCGCATCCATCGCCGGGATATTTGCACCCCTGAATATGGCCGCTAACCCAGCTATCCACACCATAGCCAGTTTCTACGGTGTACCTACTCGCTTTTTCAATACGAATCAACTAGAAAGCTTAGAAGCATCAGCAATAGCCCTCGCAGCTACAGGTAGAGATGGTAAAGTAATTTCTTCATCATCGCAGATAGCGATCGCCTACGGTGGGCGGTACGCCATCGCTATCTCCCCCCAACCCATTGACCCCAACACCACCGGTCAGTCACAGGGACGGTTAGCGATTATCGGTACAGGCCCCGGTAGTTCCCAATGGATGTCACCGGAAGTCAAAGAAATCCTCAAATTTGCCACTGACTTAGTAGGCTACAAAACTTATCTAGATTTATTAGGTTCTCTAGCAGTTGGTAAGCAACGCCATGAGTCAGACAACCGCGAAGAAATTGCACGGGCAACAATGGCATTAGATTTAGCCGCTACTGGACGCTATGTAGTAGTAGTGTCTTCTGGCGACCCTGGTATTTATGCAATGGCGGCGGCTGTGTTTGAAGTGCTGCACCAGCACCCCAAGCCAGAATGGGACAGCATAGACATTCATGTTGCACCGGGTATTTCCGCTATGCAAGCCGCCGCCGCCGCCGTTGGCGCACCTTTAGGACATGATTTTTGTGCAATTTCTTTGTCTGATATCTTAAAGCCTTGGTCAATTATTGAAAAACGCATTGCTGCGGCTGCCCAAGCTGATTTTGTGATTGCTTTTTATAATCCTGTATCTAAAGAGCGCACTTGGCAATTAGCTGAGGCCAAAAATATTTTATTGCAGTACAGAAAACCTTCTACTCCGGTAGTGTTGGCACGAAATTTGGGCAGACCAGGACAGACTGTGAAAGTGATTTCACTTGACCAATTAGCGCCAGATAGCGCCGATATGCGAACTGTAATTCTTGTTGGTTCAACACAGACTCAGACTATTGAACGCAGTGATGGCAGTATTTCTGTTTATACTCCTCGTCGATATACCCAAGACTAA
- a CDS encoding pentapeptide repeat-containing protein, with translation MDVHKLIDLYKAGERQFERVNLHQANLSGINLSGANFVEADLSGANLSQANLNGCNFSRANLTDADLSGASLIGANLHEVNLIGAYLIRANLKNSNLSRADLRSANLVLSNLLGANLSEAEMSGADLSDANLKQTTLIGSNVIEAELSGVDITEAMITEQEITGTFVRIGLSHKWITWAGCH, from the coding sequence ATGGATGTTCACAAGCTCATAGATTTATATAAAGCAGGGGAAAGGCAATTTGAGCGTGTAAATCTGCATCAAGCTAATCTTTCCGGCATTAATTTGAGTGGTGCAAACTTTGTAGAAGCTGACTTAAGTGGAGCTAACCTTAGTCAAGCTAATTTGAATGGATGTAATTTCAGTCGAGCCAATTTGACTGATGCAGATCTAAGTGGCGCTAGCTTAATAGGTGCGAATTTACATGAGGTTAACCTCATTGGCGCGTATCTAATTAGAGCCAACCTCAAGAACAGTAACCTCAGTCGGGCTGATTTGCGAAGTGCAAACTTAGTCCTGTCTAACTTACTGGGTGCAAATCTCAGTGAAGCAGAAATGAGTGGAGCCGACTTGAGTGATGCGAATCTGAAGCAAACAACTTTGATTGGTAGTAATGTGATTGAGGCAGAACTGAGTGGTGTCGATATCACCGAAGCCATGATTACAGAACAAGAAATCACTGGCACATTTGTGCGGATAGGCTTATCACATAAATGGATAACTTGGGCTGGTTGTCACTAA
- a CDS encoding SGNH/GDSL hydrolase family protein codes for MKLTVVIVLAVIVALLLGEMGLRSLFGFGNPLTYIADEEIGYLLAPNQRTRRFGNRIEINEYSMRSASISQIPAPSTRRILLLGDSIANGGWWTDQANTISSLMMASLSHHQPTEVLNASANSWGPRNELAYLQKFGTFQAQVVILLINTDDLFATAPTTLPVGRDRNYPDKKPPLALIEVWQRYVKKPQPIPEMKAIMAEAGDRVGVNLEAIAKIQVLTRQNSSQFLLVMTPLLRELGEPGPRDYEITARKRLQDFSQAQQITYIDFLPIFNSTPNPKALYQDHIHLNLQGNQLLSQEIERSLLK; via the coding sequence GTGAAATTAACAGTGGTGATTGTTTTAGCGGTGATAGTGGCTTTGTTGTTGGGAGAGATGGGATTACGATCGCTGTTTGGTTTTGGTAATCCCCTGACTTATATTGCTGATGAGGAAATCGGTTATTTGTTAGCGCCCAATCAACGCACTCGTCGCTTTGGCAATCGGATTGAGATTAATGAGTATTCTATGCGGAGTGCATCTATATCCCAGATACCTGCACCCTCGACGCGGCGAATATTACTTTTGGGAGATTCTATCGCTAATGGTGGTTGGTGGACAGATCAGGCTAATACTATTTCTAGCTTGATGATGGCTAGCCTGTCTCATCATCAGCCTACAGAGGTATTGAATGCTTCGGCTAACTCTTGGGGGCCGAGAAATGAATTAGCTTATCTCCAGAAATTTGGCACTTTCCAGGCTCAGGTGGTAATTTTATTGATTAATACAGATGATTTATTTGCTACTGCACCCACAACTTTACCAGTGGGGCGCGATCGCAATTACCCAGACAAAAAACCACCCCTAGCATTAATCGAAGTTTGGCAGCGTTACGTTAAAAAGCCCCAGCCGATTCCGGAAATGAAAGCAATCATGGCAGAAGCCGGCGATCGCGTGGGTGTGAATCTAGAGGCGATCGCCAAAATACAAGTATTAACTCGTCAAAACAGCAGCCAATTTCTACTGGTGATGACTCCGTTATTGCGAGAACTAGGCGAACCAGGCCCCCGTGATTATGAAATTACAGCCCGTAAGCGTCTCCAGGATTTTTCACAGGCACAGCAAATTACCTATATAGATTTTCTGCCGATATTTAATTCTACTCCTAACCCTAAAGCCTTATACCAAGACCATATTCATCTCAACTTACAAGGTAATCAGTTATTGAGTCAAGAAATCGAGCGATCGCTGTTGAAATAA
- a CDS encoding glycerol-3-phosphate acyltransferase — translation MRELWGALAILIACPFLGALPIIAWITYALKRKRLAQLGTGNISVSAAFYHGGTVAGILAVLSEAMKGIGAVFIARAFFPEGSFWELLALIALVFGRYSMGRGAGTTNVVWGLLVHDPLLSVFVGLLAIISFTLLQSRNLVKYGVLFVFPLFVVLLHAEDFPKILAAVALAGLLGWIYKKIPDDLNLPVQEVDPQSQAVLEYLRGDRAILSLDDELDVALVGQKSATLSQIKRWGYSVPKGWVLVPGDDPEKLLAFLQPSDLSPLVVRSSAIGEDSEQASAAGQYETVIHVTSKQQLQQAIAQVRDSYNHPSAVQYRRDRGLPDSAMAVLIQQQVQSAYSGVAFSRDPLSQQGDAVIIEALPGSPTQVVSGKVTPEQYRVFVVDTDNLASVQLEGTGRVPQALIKQVAYLARRLEKRYLGVPQDIEWSYDGQTLWLLQSRPITTLLPIWTRKIAAEVIPGVVHPLTWSINRPLTCGVWGDIFSLVLGDRATGLDFTETATLHYSRAYFNASLLGEIFLRMGLPPESLEFLTRGAKLTKPPLQSTFKNLPGLLKLLQQELSLEKDFKRDYQKVFIPGLSQLANESTEELTPAELLERIDLNLELLRIGTYYSILAPLSAAIRQGIFRVKDEQIDNSVTPEVAALRSLRALATDAKQVLPEECEPEQIFEKLELTPEGQKILYGLDELLEDYGYLSDVGTNIAIPTWKEEPQPIKQLFVQLIHLSEPDKANFEPSKRKRGVVQRRIDIKGRVTEVYSRLLAVLRWKFVALEQIWLQMGLLQQVGDIFFLELDEIRQLVADADPELLQSLSAMIKFRRSQFQQDSQIEQVPLVVYGNIPPHPTTAVGIYSDQILQGIPASHGQAEGRIKVVRNLQNLPAIDKDTILVVPYTDSGWAPLLVRAGGLIAEAGGRLSHGAIVAREYGIPAVMDVKGATWILQDDQRVRIDGSRGIVELSNDLRPNK, via the coding sequence ATGAGAGAACTTTGGGGTGCTTTAGCTATTTTGATTGCCTGTCCCTTCTTGGGTGCGTTACCGATCATTGCTTGGATCACTTACGCACTGAAGCGGAAACGCTTGGCTCAATTGGGAACGGGAAATATCAGTGTCTCCGCAGCTTTTTACCACGGTGGCACAGTGGCGGGCATTCTGGCAGTTTTGTCAGAAGCCATGAAAGGAATAGGCGCAGTTTTTATCGCCCGTGCTTTTTTCCCAGAGGGATCATTTTGGGAATTACTGGCTCTGATTGCCCTAGTATTTGGTAGATACTCGATGGGGCGAGGGGCGGGAACGACTAATGTGGTTTGGGGTTTGCTGGTACACGATCCACTCTTATCAGTATTTGTGGGTTTACTGGCAATTATCAGCTTTACGCTGTTGCAATCTAGAAATTTAGTCAAGTATGGAGTCTTATTTGTGTTTCCTTTGTTTGTGGTACTCCTCCATGCTGAAGATTTTCCCAAAATTCTCGCTGCTGTTGCCTTAGCTGGTTTATTGGGGTGGATTTATAAAAAGATTCCCGATGATTTGAATTTACCAGTCCAAGAGGTAGATCCCCAATCACAGGCAGTCTTGGAATATTTACGGGGCGATCGCGCTATTCTTTCCTTAGACGATGAGTTAGATGTGGCTCTCGTCGGACAAAAATCCGCTACCTTATCCCAAATTAAACGCTGGGGTTACTCAGTACCCAAGGGATGGGTACTCGTTCCCGGTGATGATCCTGAAAAATTATTAGCATTTCTCCAACCTTCAGATTTATCTCCCTTAGTCGTGCGTTCCTCTGCCATTGGGGAAGATTCAGAACAAGCTTCGGCGGCTGGGCAGTACGAAACAGTTATCCACGTCACCAGCAAACAGCAACTACAACAAGCTATTGCTCAAGTTCGCGATTCCTATAACCATCCCTCTGCTGTGCAGTATCGCCGCGATCGCGGTTTACCAGATTCCGCAATGGCAGTATTAATTCAACAGCAAGTTCAAAGCGCCTACTCAGGGGTGGCTTTTAGTCGTGATCCCCTGAGCCAACAAGGGGATGCGGTGATTATCGAAGCTTTACCCGGTAGCCCCACACAAGTTGTTTCAGGTAAAGTCACACCAGAACAATATCGGGTGTTTGTTGTCGATACAGACAATCTTGCCTCTGTACAGTTAGAGGGTACAGGACGAGTTCCCCAAGCTTTAATCAAGCAAGTAGCATACCTAGCCCGCCGCCTAGAAAAACGTTACCTAGGTGTACCACAGGATATTGAGTGGAGTTACGACGGTCAAACCTTGTGGTTATTGCAATCTCGACCTATTACTACTCTACTCCCCATCTGGACACGCAAAATTGCTGCTGAAGTCATTCCTGGGGTAGTGCATCCCCTAACTTGGTCGATTAACCGTCCTTTAACTTGTGGTGTTTGGGGAGATATTTTTAGTTTAGTTTTAGGCGATCGCGCTACAGGATTAGATTTTACAGAAACAGCAACCCTGCATTACTCCAGAGCTTATTTTAACGCCTCTCTCCTGGGAGAGATTTTTTTAAGGATGGGATTACCACCAGAAAGCTTAGAGTTTTTAACCAGGGGAGCAAAATTAACTAAACCGCCCTTGCAGTCTACCTTCAAGAATCTGCCAGGGTTACTCAAGTTACTCCAGCAAGAACTCAGTTTAGAAAAAGATTTTAAACGAGACTACCAAAAGGTATTTATTCCGGGTTTGTCGCAATTAGCGAATGAATCTACAGAGGAACTAACACCGGCTGAATTGTTAGAACGGATAGATTTGAATCTGGAATTACTGCGTATTGGCACCTATTACAGCATCTTAGCCCCCTTAAGCGCCGCCATCAGACAGGGAATTTTTCGGGTGAAAGATGAGCAAATTGATAACAGCGTCACCCCCGAAGTCGCCGCCTTGCGTTCCCTGAGAGCCTTAGCTACCGATGCCAAGCAAGTCTTACCGGAAGAATGCGAGCCGGAGCAAATATTTGAAAAGTTGGAACTCACCCCAGAGGGACAAAAGATTTTGTATGGCTTAGATGAATTATTGGAGGATTACGGCTATTTAAGTGATGTGGGTACAAATATTGCCATTCCCACCTGGAAAGAAGAACCCCAACCCATCAAGCAATTATTTGTCCAGTTAATTCATCTGAGTGAACCGGATAAGGCGAATTTTGAACCAAGCAAACGCAAACGCGGTGTAGTGCAACGCCGTATAGATATTAAAGGGCGAGTTACAGAGGTTTATTCTCGCTTGTTAGCAGTATTGCGCTGGAAATTCGTGGCGTTAGAGCAGATTTGGTTGCAAATGGGCTTACTGCAACAAGTAGGGGATATTTTCTTTTTAGAATTAGATGAAATACGGCAGTTAGTAGCAGATGCTGATCCCGAATTGCTGCAAAGCTTAAGTGCCATGATCAAATTTAGGCGATCGCAATTCCAGCAAGATAGCCAAATTGAGCAAGTCCCCCTGGTTGTCTACGGCAACATTCCCCCCCATCCCACAACCGCCGTCGGCATTTACTCAGACCAAATATTACAAGGTATTCCCGCCAGCCACGGACAAGCCGAAGGCAGGATCAAGGTGGTGCGGAATTTACAAAACTTGCCCGCTATCGATAAAGACACAATATTAGTAGTACCTTATACAGACTCTGGTTGGGCCCCTTTATTAGTCAGGGCTGGAGGCTTGATTGCCGAAGCTGGAGGCAGACTTTCCCACGGTGCGATCGTTGCCCGTGAGTACGGTATTCCTGCGGTAATGGATGTTAAAGGCGCTACATGGATTTTGCAAGATGATCAACGAGTGAGAATTGATGGCTCTAGGGGTATTGTGGAACTATCTAACGACTTAAGACCAAATAAGTAA
- a CDS encoding cupin domain-containing protein, whose protein sequence is MINVYLPDLPEEPVSHNPEIKKQVMLRFGDLPHLTNFSQARFAPGQTASAHAHQDMCEVFFVQAGAGIIRIDGQEYPLLPGNCVAIEPGEVHEVINNSTDELVLTYFGLRVEEGQGSRGAEGQRRKTND, encoded by the coding sequence ATGATTAATGTATATCTCCCCGACTTGCCAGAAGAACCTGTTTCCCACAACCCCGAAATTAAAAAGCAAGTAATGTTAAGGTTTGGTGATTTACCCCACCTCACCAACTTTTCTCAAGCCCGCTTTGCCCCTGGGCAAACTGCATCAGCCCACGCCCACCAAGATATGTGTGAGGTATTCTTCGTGCAAGCTGGTGCGGGCATCATTCGCATTGATGGGCAAGAATATCCCTTGCTACCTGGAAATTGCGTAGCCATAGAACCAGGAGAAGTTCACGAAGTTATTAATAATAGTACAGATGAATTGGTTTTGACGTACTTCGGTTTGCGGGTAGAAGAGGGGCAGGGGAGCAGAGGGGCAGAGGGGCAGAGGAGAAAAACTAATGACTAA
- the bicA gene encoding bicarbonate transporter BicA: MSLTNTINFRNLRGDIFGGVTAAIVSLPLALAFAAASGAGPASGLYGAVCVGFFAALFGGTPTLISEPTGPMTVVMTAVVTSMTAAAGGDEKTGLAMAFTVVMLAGLFQILFGIFKLGKYITLMPYSVISGFMSGIGVILIILQVAPFIGQPNPKGGVLGIVQNLPNLVTKINPAETALGVLTLAIIFLMPSKIKRVVPPQLVALIVGTVVSLFFLGNPENIRRIGEIPMGLPQLQMPTFTPSQITTMIIDGAMLGMLGCIDTLLTAVIADSLTRTEHKSDKELIGQGIGNVVSGLFGGLPGAGATMGTVVNIQTGARTAVSGLTRALVLLVVVLWAANLTESIPMAVLAGIALKVGIDILDWSFLKRAHKVSWKGTVIMYGVLFLTVFVDLIVAVGIGVFIANILTIERLSQLQAQEVKTISDADDDIVLNNEEKQLLDQANGRILLFYLSGPMIFGVSKAIAREHSAMADSDVLIVDLSDVPMLGVTASLAIENAIKDASEQGRHVLIVGATGKVKRRLENFGVSRFVPSHHMFVDRVEALKQAVALVKTDTTTSVY; this comes from the coding sequence ATGTCCTTGACCAATACGATCAACTTTAGAAACTTGCGAGGGGATATATTCGGTGGTGTCACTGCCGCAATTGTATCTCTACCGCTAGCTTTGGCTTTTGCTGCCGCCTCTGGTGCGGGGCCAGCATCTGGTCTTTATGGTGCTGTTTGTGTCGGCTTTTTTGCCGCATTATTTGGCGGTACACCAACCCTAATTTCCGAACCCACAGGGCCGATGACTGTCGTCATGACTGCCGTTGTTACTTCCATGACTGCGGCGGCTGGTGGTGATGAAAAAACTGGTTTAGCAATGGCTTTTACTGTAGTCATGCTAGCGGGTTTGTTTCAAATTCTTTTTGGCATATTTAAGCTGGGTAAATATATTACCCTCATGCCCTACAGCGTCATTTCTGGCTTTATGTCAGGGATTGGGGTAATTCTAATTATTTTGCAAGTCGCCCCCTTTATTGGACAACCTAACCCTAAAGGTGGGGTATTGGGGATAGTGCAGAATTTACCCAATTTAGTGACAAAAATTAATCCTGCCGAAACTGCTTTGGGTGTGCTGACGTTGGCAATTATTTTCTTGATGCCATCGAAAATTAAGCGTGTTGTACCACCCCAGTTAGTAGCATTAATTGTTGGGACTGTAGTGTCTCTTTTCTTTCTTGGTAATCCAGAAAACATTAGACGCATCGGTGAAATCCCAATGGGATTACCACAATTACAAATGCCTACCTTCACGCCATCGCAAATCACAACCATGATTATTGATGGTGCAATGTTGGGGATGTTGGGTTGTATTGACACCCTACTAACAGCTGTAATTGCAGATAGTTTAACCCGCACTGAACATAAATCGGACAAAGAATTAATTGGTCAAGGCATTGGTAACGTAGTATCTGGTTTGTTTGGTGGACTACCAGGTGCTGGTGCAACAATGGGGACGGTAGTTAATATCCAAACTGGTGCTAGAACTGCTGTATCTGGTTTAACTCGTGCCTTAGTTTTGTTGGTTGTAGTTTTGTGGGCAGCGAATTTAACAGAAAGCATCCCAATGGCAGTATTAGCTGGTATTGCCTTGAAGGTGGGGATTGATATTCTCGACTGGAGTTTCCTGAAACGCGCTCACAAAGTTTCTTGGAAAGGTACAGTCATTATGTACGGTGTGTTATTCCTCACCGTATTTGTAGACTTGATTGTGGCTGTAGGTATTGGAGTATTCATTGCCAACATCTTGACTATTGAGCGTCTTTCACAATTACAAGCGCAGGAAGTCAAGACTATTAGTGATGCTGATGATGACATCGTTTTGAATAATGAAGAGAAGCAATTACTCGATCAAGCCAATGGACGCATCTTGCTATTTTACTTGAGTGGACCGATGATTTTTGGGGTTTCCAAAGCGATCGCTCGTGAACACTCAGCAATGGCAGACTCCGATGTGCTAATTGTGGATCTCAGTGATGTACCCATGTTGGGTGTCACTGCGTCTTTAGCGATTGAAAATGCGATTAAAGACGCTTCTGAACAAGGTCGTCACGTTCTCATCGTCGGTGCAACCGGCAAAGTCAAACGCCGCTTAGAAAACTTTGGTGTTTCTAGATTTGTACCTTCCCATCATATGTTTGTAGACCGTGTAGAAGCACTTAAACAAGCTGTTGCTTTAGTAAAAACAGATACTACTACTAGCGTCTACTAG
- a CDS encoding cation:proton antiporter, translating into MIFSEPILNSMNFFTPLISALPTLLLATEPNAENAPIILTGVLLTLVVIYLASKIGGELSRMMDLPPVLGELVGGVVVGASALHLVVFPESGAVAGDSLIMTALQFINNLTPDAVTAIFNSQSEAISILAELGVIILLFEIGLESDLKELQKVGYQATIVACVGVAVPFAAGTAGLILLFNAPVIPAIFAGAALTATSIGITSKVLSEIGYLKSREGQIIVGAAVIDDILGIIVLAVVASLAKTGEVDIFNVIYLIVSATVFLVGSILLGKFFNQSFVAIADKLQTRGNLVIPAFVFAFFMAFLGNAIHLEAILGAFAAGLVLDETDKRKELDEQVKPIADILVPVFFVTVGAKVDLGVLNPVVPENREGLIIAAFLIVVAIIGKVVTGWSIFGQPGINRLAVGVGMIPRGEVGLVFAGIGAASGTLDKPLQAAIIIMVILTTFLAPPLLRFAFKQSTDTPESLEKVDVIG; encoded by the coding sequence ATGATTTTCTCAGAACCAATCCTTAATTCGATGAATTTTTTCACACCCTTAATCTCTGCATTGCCAACTTTGTTGTTGGCAACAGAACCCAACGCCGAAAATGCTCCCATTATCCTAACTGGGGTACTACTCACTTTGGTAGTCATTTATCTGGCTAGTAAAATTGGCGGTGAGTTGTCTAGGATGATGGACTTACCTCCAGTTTTAGGGGAATTAGTTGGTGGTGTAGTGGTGGGTGCTTCAGCCTTACATTTGGTTGTGTTTCCTGAAAGCGGTGCAGTGGCTGGTGATTCCCTCATCATGACGGCTCTACAATTCATTAACAACCTCACACCGGATGCAGTTACAGCCATTTTTAACAGTCAAAGTGAAGCAATTTCCATTTTGGCTGAGTTGGGTGTAATTATTCTGTTATTTGAAATCGGTTTGGAGTCAGATTTAAAAGAACTGCAAAAAGTCGGTTATCAAGCCACAATTGTCGCTTGTGTTGGGGTAGCAGTTCCCTTTGCTGCTGGTACAGCCGGACTGATTTTATTATTTAATGCCCCAGTTATTCCGGCGATTTTTGCTGGTGCAGCCCTGACAGCAACGAGTATTGGTATTACCTCTAAAGTTCTCTCAGAAATTGGGTATCTCAAATCAAGAGAAGGTCAAATTATTGTTGGTGCAGCAGTCATTGACGATATCTTAGGCATCATCGTGTTAGCAGTGGTTGCTAGTCTGGCTAAAACAGGCGAAGTGGATATTTTCAACGTCATTTATTTAATTGTCAGCGCCACTGTTTTTCTTGTCGGCTCGATTTTACTGGGCAAATTCTTCAATCAAAGCTTTGTAGCCATTGCAGATAAACTGCAAACACGAGGTAATTTAGTCATTCCAGCATTTGTCTTTGCCTTCTTTATGGCGTTCTTGGGTAATGCCATTCATTTAGAAGCTATCTTAGGTGCCTTTGCGGCTGGTTTAGTTTTAGATGAAACCGACAAACGTAAAGAGTTAGATGAGCAGGTGAAGCCCATTGCTGATATTCTCGTACCAGTTTTCTTTGTGACAGTCGGAGCTAAAGTAGATTTAGGGGTGCTGAATCCTGTAGTTCCCGAAAACAGAGAAGGATTAATTATCGCCGCCTTCTTGATTGTGGTGGCAATCATTGGTAAAGTTGTCACCGGTTGGTCAATATTTGGTCAGCCTGGTATCAACCGCTTGGCAGTTGGTGTAGGCATGATTCCCCGTGGTGAAGTGGGTCTTGTGTTTGCAGGTATTGGTGCGGCTAGTGGTACTTTAGATAAACCTCTGCAAGCTGCAATTATTATTATGGTCATCCTGACTACCTTCCTAGCACCCCCTTTGTTGCGGTTTGCATTTAAACAGTCTACCGATACACCAGAATCTTTGGAAAAAGTTGACGTAATTGGGTAA
- a CDS encoding GNAT family N-acetyltransferase, translating into MKSELPIITSDRLLLRIGIQEDIPKILKYFIDNKAFLTPFYPRWAESFFTAEYWHYQLENNFLEFIHDQSLKLFIFPKKHPTKVIGTINFNNFIRGAAHFCHVGYSLAEAEQGKGYMTEGLQAATQYVFEELNFHRIMANYMPHNQRSGNVLKRLGFVVEGYARDYLLIDGKWQDHILTSLINPHWQQNNEE; encoded by the coding sequence ATGAAATCAGAACTACCCATAATTACCAGCGATCGCCTACTATTACGAATAGGTATTCAAGAAGATATACCCAAAATTCTGAAATATTTTATTGACAATAAAGCTTTCCTCACACCATTTTATCCTCGTTGGGCAGAAAGTTTTTTTACAGCAGAGTATTGGCACTATCAATTAGAAAATAATTTTCTAGAATTTATTCACGACCAATCTTTAAAACTATTTATTTTTCCCAAAAAACATCCAACTAAAGTAATTGGCACTATCAATTTTAATAATTTTATCAGAGGAGCCGCTCATTTCTGTCATGTGGGATATAGTCTAGCTGAGGCTGAACAAGGCAAAGGCTATATGACTGAAGGATTACAGGCAGCCACTCAATATGTATTTGAAGAATTAAATTTTCACCGCATCATGGCAAATTATATGCCACACAATCAACGCAGTGGTAATGTTCTTAAAAGGCTAGGATTTGTTGTGGAAGGTTACGCTAGAGACTATTTATTAATTGATGGCAAATGGCAAGATCACATTCTCACCAGTCTGATTAATCCTCACTGGCAACAAAATAATGAGGAGTAG